In the Endozoicomonas sp. SCSIO W0465 genome, TTATCCATCTCCTTCACTTCTATTAAAGGAAGATATGATTTTCAACGGACGCCCTCACGAAAGTGAAAACAGTTATGCCCAGGCCAAGCGGGCAATGCTTGCCATGTGTGAAGCTTATCAAGAGAGTTATGATCTGGATTGGGCATACGTGGTTTCCTGTAATTTGTTTGGCCCCAATGACAGATTTGATACAGAATTTGGTCACGTTATACCTTCTCTTATTAAAAAATTCTACGACGCGAAAATACAAGGTAAGTGTGTTGATGTTTGGGGTGACGGTAGTGCTAAACGTGACTTCCTTTACGTAAAAGACGCAGCCAGGGCTACCATTGATATAATGCAGAATCTTTCAGGTCCGGTTAATATTGGCAGTGGTTCTGTATACTCAATTAAACAAATTGTTGAATACATTGCTGATATTGCAAACATGAAGAATTCTTATCAATGGGACAGGAAAAAACCCAGCGGACAAGATTATAGAAGCTATAACTTGTCAAAACTAGATAGTATTGGTTTTAAGCCAAAATGGAGTCTAAGGAAAGCTCTCGAAGAAACATGGGATTGGTATTGTGAAAACCAGGATCTTGCCAGAAAAAACTCGACTTTAGAGTTTTAAGAGCACAATAGTTCCGGCGCATAATCTGCTAAAAGCAACCATCCCCAATGACGAAATTCGAGATGGTTGCCATGCTCACTTCAGATCATCAAGTAATCCTCAGGGAGCTCGCTTCATATACAACCTTTCTTGCTGGAGCGCTATCATCAACTGCAGTACCAACGTTCTGCGAACTGCTGTTCGGTTGCATGCTTTCAGCCGACGGCTTTGTTACACAGGCGTTGTTAACAATTGATTTTCATTGTGTGTGGAGCAGCTACCACCACTGGCTATCTCAGGGCAAGTGGCAATGGAAGAACTTGGCACGCCACTTGATCCGTCTGGTCTGCTCCAAAGCTCCTGAGAATCAACCTGTGGTCCTGGGGCTTGATGACTGGGTAATCGAACGGTTTTCCGACAAAGCCCCTGCTTGTCGTACACATCATCAACACAGCAAGAAACGCAATCGGCCGACGTACATCTGGGGGCAGTGTTGGGTTTCCCTGGCCATCATATTTGAGCGGGCTGC is a window encoding:
- a CDS encoding NAD-dependent epimerase/dehydratase family protein translates to MMIKNRKILLTGSNGLVGYNLLNLLSNNGWKNIVPIERSQCDLTKQKETLELFQYHKPEYIFHCAAKVYGIMGNMCNKAQSFYENIMINTNVIQGAHLAGTKKITVMGTGCVYPYPSPSLLLKEDMIFNGRPHESENSYAQAKRAMLAMCEAYQESYDLDWAYVVSCNLFGPNDRFDTEFGHVIPSLIKKFYDAKIQGKCVDVWGDGSAKRDFLYVKDAARATIDIMQNLSGPVNIGSGSVYSIKQIVEYIADIANMKNSYQWDRKKPSGQDYRSYNLSKLDSIGFKPKWSLRKALEETWDWYCENQDLARKNSTLEF